A window of the Tripterygium wilfordii isolate XIE 37 chromosome 12, ASM1340144v1, whole genome shotgun sequence genome harbors these coding sequences:
- the LOC120010593 gene encoding uncharacterized protein LOC120010593: MKNLLEFSNENPALVSKQAMFLGLKISVMANSSEKASTLMPVFQGVDYNTWKVKMRTYLMSEGLWSMVVTGYQEPEDESSFESAEKKKLESDRMVNAKALTRLQNGVSPEIFPRIIRCEYAKDAWEIIANEFGSDEKTSVMKLQNLRREFENVQMKENEDFGEEMNDQKFMQKMLISLPERYDIVVAVFEPKDLFILKPEELVNALESHENRRQKRGDSN; the protein is encoded by the exons ATGAAAAACCTTTTGGAGTTCTCTAATGAAAACCCTGCTT tggtatcgaagcaggcTATGTTCCTTGGATTGAAGATTTCAGTCATGGCGAACTCGTCTGAGAAAGCTTCAACTCTCATGCCGGTCTTCCAGGGTGTTGATTATAATACTTGGAAGGTCAAGATGCGCACATACCTAATGTCAGAAGGGCTGTGGAGCATGGTGGTTACTGGCTACCAAGAACCTGAAGATGAAAGCAGTTTTGAGTCTGCCGAGAAGAAAAAATTAGAAAGCGATAGAATGGTTAATGCCAAAGCTCTGacaaggcttcaaaatgggGTGAGTCCTGAAATCTTTCCTCGAATAATAAGATGTGAATATGCAAAAGATGCATGGGAAATTATTGCAAATGAATTCGGAAGTGATGAAAAAACCTCTGTTATGAAGTTACAAAATCTTAGAAGGGAGTTTGAAAATGTGCAAATGAAAGAAA ATGAGGATTTTGGGGAGGAGATGAATGATCAAAAATTTATGCAAAAGATGCTGATAAGTCTTCCGGAGAGGTATGACATTGTGGTTGCTGTCTTTGAACCAAAAGATCTCTTTATATTAAAACCAGAAGAATTAGTGAATGCACTTGAGTCTCATGAGAACAGACGGCAAAAAAGAGGGGATTCAAATTAG